In the genome of Candidatus Woesearchaeota archaeon, the window CTGAAACAGGTTCGTACATTCTTCATTCTCAGATTTCCCTTATTTTCACGGATAGGCATATTTTTCAAGAGGCATGGCAATTATTCCAGACAACAGATTCTTTGAGTTTTACCGACTGTACAAGTCTTGCATTCATGAAAGTGTATGGAATAAAGAAAATAATTACTTTTGATAAAGGATTTTTGCAGAGAAAAGATATTGAAGTTATTGGATGTTAGTATTCTAATCCTAATCTAAACCACAATCTCCACATTCAACGTATCAAATTCCACTATTGGTTTCATTTTTTTGCGTCCTTCATTTATTTCTTCAAGAAAAAGCAATCCTAAATTAGACAGTACTTTGACATCGGTGTTCACACTTTTCAAATCCCTTTTTGCTAATTGAGCAAGCTCATAAATGGAGTTTGGATTTTTGTGTTTAATAATCTTGAGAAGCTCCATGCGCTTTTCAGTGAGAAAACTACGAAGCGTTTCTATACTGTTAAAAGAAAGTTCTTCACGCTTTTTTACATTCTCTCCCTTTCGTAGTTTTTCATATGTTTCTGCAAACTCGTTTAATACTTCTTGTCTGCTTTTGATGGTTATTTTCATAAGAATACTCACGACTTCATTTCCACCTTAAACGGTAAACTCACATCAATGTCTTTGAATTTTTTTGTTCTTTTTTTGAAATTAAAGATTGCTAATCCAATCACTTTTCCTGTCTTTTCATCAATTCTCTCAAACATATCGTTTCCAACTTCATTAAAATAGCCTTCTTTAGGTTTTCCTACTCGTATCTCTAAATAATCCCCTTCGTTATCATAATGAATGTGCATGTTTGTTTTCATTTTCTGATTTTCCTCGTATAAAATACTGTGATTATAAAGCCTTTACCGTTTAAATACTTTACTGACACAAAAAGGAACTTTGCAGGAGATGTTCTCTTTTTGTCATAAGTATAGTACCACCGTACTTGTTCATCATATGCACTTTCTCTTATTGCTACTGGATTCTGCAGCGCTTCTTTTATCAATTCTATTTTGTTTGCTATTTCTGGATGCTCAACTAATATATGGTTCCATCTTTCTTTAGAGAGATAGATGATTCTTCCAAACTTTTCTTCAATCTCAAAAATTATTTCCATCCATGCCTTTTTGTATTTCCCCTTTTTAAAACCAGCACAAGAAGCGTTTACAAAATGTATACTTTATTTCTTTCAGAAACCTATCTTTTCTTCCCTTTCTTTTTTAATCTCGCTTTCATCTTCGCAAGCTTGATCAATTTCAGAACTTTAGAACGCTTATCATGCTTGCTTGGACTTCTGCCGCCTTTATGTTTATTTTGTTTAGAAATCTTCTTTACAACTTTTTTCTTGACACTTTTTTTACTTGTTTTTTTCTTTGCCATGTGAGTAGGAACGCTGACTTTCTGGACTCGGTGAAAAAGTGCCTCAAACAATTCCTGAAACAATTCTTAACCTATTCGAGTTTGTTTTAGAGGTTATCTTTTTCGCTTCTAGAGTTCGCTTGACAAGTGTAGGTTTCGTATGGTGAGTTATAGTCCAGTCACCATATTTATAGTGTGCACTTGACAGTGGGCTCTCCGATAACATCCTTTTCAGGACAACCGAACAGTCCGAGTCAGCGTTTGTTATTTTTCAGATACTTAATCTATTTAATACTTACTATCTCTGGAAAAGTAGTGAATAAATAAGGCTCCTTTGCGCACTTTTTTTCAGAAACCTTTTTAAACAAGCTGTAATTTTAAGCTTATGAAGAGATGAATACACTCTTTACAGAGTAGTCTTCTACTCAATATATCATAAATTCCGTTAATTATTATCCAACGAACGGAATTTATGGAATTAATAATTGCGTTGGATTTAGTTTGATAACGCAATTATCAATACTCAAAACAGAAACTTCGAGGAGGAAATAGAAAATGGCAGCAAAAAAAACACACATGAACATCGTGTTCATCGGCCACGTTGACCACGGCAAATCCACAACAGTTGGACGACTTTTGTACGATTCCGGAAACGTTGACGAACAAGCAATGAAAAAATTAAAAGACAAAGCACAAGAACTTGGAAAAGCAGGTTTCGAATTCGCTTTCGTCATGGACAATCTTAAAGAAGAACAAGAACGAGGGGTTACTATTGACCTTTCTCACAAAAAGTTCACTACAGACAAATATGACTTTACCATTATCGACGCACCTGGACACAAGGACTTTATCAAAAACATGATTACAGGCGCAGCACAAGCTGACGCAGCAGTTCTCGTTGTTGGCGCGACAGACAGCGTTATGGCACAAACAAAGGAACACGTTTTCTTATCGAGAACACTTGGCGTAGGTCAAATGATCATCGGTATCAACAAAATGGATCTTGTTGGTCACGACAAAGCAAAATTCGAAAAAGTCAAAGAAGACGTTTCTAATTTATTGCGATCTGTTGGTTTCAAAGTTGACAAAATTACTTTTGTTCCAATGGCTTCTCTGCATGGAGAAAACGTTGTCAAGAAATCCGATAAGATGGCTTGGTACACAGGACCAACACTCCTTGAAGCAATCAACAACTTGAGCGCTCCAGACCGACCAACAAACTTACCACTTCGTATGCCAATCCAGGATGTTTATAACATCACAGGAATCGGCGTTGTTCCAGTAGGACGAATCGAATGCGGTATCATGAAAATCAACCAGAAAGTTGTCGCGGTTCCAGGACGAGAAGGAAAAGCTGTTCACGGTGAAGTTAAAACAATCGAAATGCACCACGAACAACAGCAGACAGCAGAACCAGGAGACAACGTAGGAATCAGCGTTCGCGGTTTCACTAAGAAAGATATCGCACGAGGAGACGTTATTGGTCCAGCTGAAAGCTTTCCAACTGTCGCAAGCGAATTCACCGCGCAGATTGTTGTGTTGAATCACCCAACTGTTATCACCGTAGGATATACACCGGTATTCCACATCCACACCGCGCAAGTTGCTTGTCAGGTTGTTGAGATTGTCAAAAAACTCAACCCAGCGACAGGAGAAGTCTTACAAGAAAAACCAGACTTTATCAAAAACGGCGACGCGGCTATTGTTAAAATCAAGCCAATCCAACCATTGTGCATTGAAAAACAAAAAGAGATTCCACAACTTGCACGATTCGCTATCCGCGACAGCGGCGCGACAGTCGCGGCAGGTATGTGCATTGATCTCGTACCAAAACCAATGTAGATTATCTACATTATTTTTTTATTTTTATTTAATGATTGTTTTGCTCGTCGGAGCAAAATGATTACCTTTTTATATAACCTCACAATCCATTTTGAATAACACATTCAGAAATGGGGAACACAAACCATGCAAAAAGCACGAATCAAGTTGGCATCGACAGACATTGATAAGATCAATGAAATTTGCCGAAACATCCACGAAATCGCGGATAAGACCGGTGTCCAAATGCGCGGTCCTATTCCATTGCCAACAAAAAATTTGAAGGTTACTACTCGAAAAAGTCCTGATGGTGAAGGAAAAGCTTCTTGGGAACGTTATGAAATGCGTATCCACAAACGATTAATCGATCTTGGCGTTGATGAACGAGCATTGCGATTAGTTATGCGTGTTCCAATCCCAGAAGGATTACAGATTGAAATTGAAATGGTTGAATAAATTTCTTGGTGATTTTTGATGCTGACTGAAATTATTTCGAGTACAATATCAGAAAAAATAATTATCTCATCAATGATTTAATTCTTTCAACCCAAGTTGCTTTTGGTTGTGGTTCTTCTGCTTTCTTCGCTTCGAGTATCGCAGGATCATAGTGAACTGCATATTTGACGCCAAGGATGCGCATTCTTCTTTTTTCATCAGAAACAGTTGCAAGTGCCGCAAGATTTCCTTCTGCATCAAAACAGGCAGTTTGCATGTAAAATGGAATGTGTGTTGAACAAACATATTCACCATTTGGACTAAAGACCTCAAGCGTGGTATCCATATAATCATCAGCAGGCACTTTTCCATACCCTTGGAAAAAAAGAATTCCCGAAGGATGGCGCAGTAATCGTTGATTAAGATATCCCACTCCGGATGAGAAATTTGTTGTTCCGAATGGTTTTCTCTCTTGAACAGTTCCATCATTATTGAGTGTGACCAGAGCATATTTTGTTTTTTCTTTGTTGCCATACTCAAATGATTCCTGACTAATTGCCTGGAGTTTTCCATCTGCGCAAAAAAGAGATCCTATTCTTTCCAGATGAAACCCCTTTATTTCTGTTTCTGTTTTTGGATCATATATTGTTACTGTGGTTCCTTTCTTGCTAAAAGAATCTGAATCACAAAGCAAAAGCAAATCTTTGTAAGGAACAACATACTCAGGAGAAGTGCGTAAGGATATTGTTCGTTTGTATTGAAAGCCAGGCATATCAAAGAGGTGAAGTGCTCCTGTTGTTCGATAATGCGAACCCCCCCGCTTGTATCAAGAATCATTCCAGTATACTGCGTTCCCTCTCTCACAAAAAAGATGTCCCTGAAATTATCTGAAACAGAAGTATATTCATCTCTAGAGAATGCTTTAAACAAAGGATCAGATTCAGGTTTTCTTGGCTCGTGCGCATGTACTTGTTGAAAAAGCGAGTCCAACTCATGAATATAGCGGCTTGTATGATTATTGCTCCACCAAACGTGTCCTGTGTTTGGATCAATAGTCATA includes:
- a CDS encoding type II toxin-antitoxin system VapC family toxin, producing MSVFIDASVFCSFVNESDVHHLKAKKMLQDIFSEKQEIIYSSDYIFDEVLGVCLRKAGKRIASETGSYILHSQISLIFTDRHIFQEAWQLFQTTDSLSFTDCTSLAFMKVYGIKKIITFDKGFLQRKDIEVIGC
- a CDS encoding DUF2283 domain-containing protein, coding for MKTNMHIHYDNEGDYLEIRVGKPKEGYFNEVGNDMFERIDEKTGKVIGLAIFNFKKRTKKFKDIDVSLPFKVEMKS
- the tuf gene encoding translation elongation factor EF-1 subunit alpha; the encoded protein is MAAKKTHMNIVFIGHVDHGKSTTVGRLLYDSGNVDEQAMKKLKDKAQELGKAGFEFAFVMDNLKEEQERGVTIDLSHKKFTTDKYDFTIIDAPGHKDFIKNMITGAAQADAAVLVVGATDSVMAQTKEHVFLSRTLGVGQMIIGINKMDLVGHDKAKFEKVKEDVSNLLRSVGFKVDKITFVPMASLHGENVVKKSDKMAWYTGPTLLEAINNLSAPDRPTNLPLRMPIQDVYNITGIGVVPVGRIECGIMKINQKVVAVPGREGKAVHGEVKTIEMHHEQQQTAEPGDNVGISVRGFTKKDIARGDVIGPAESFPTVASEFTAQIVVLNHPTVITVGYTPVFHIHTAQVACQVVEIVKKLNPATGEVLQEKPDFIKNGDAAIVKIKPIQPLCIEKQKEIPQLARFAIRDSGATVAAGMCIDLVPKPM
- a CDS encoding 30S ribosomal protein S10 translates to MQKARIKLASTDIDKINEICRNIHEIADKTGVQMRGPIPLPTKNLKVTTRKSPDGEGKASWERYEMRIHKRLIDLGVDERALRLVMRVPIPEGLQIEIEMVE